One window of Quercus robur chromosome 12, dhQueRobu3.1, whole genome shotgun sequence genomic DNA carries:
- the LOC126708275 gene encoding uncharacterized protein LOC126708275, with the protein MAHFLSREEENELVRSDKKVKESHGGHEDPITFRLGNANLSTPVKLSFKNKLVGEIPGAYTQAFDFATHMDTESVSDEEIDEVRKGFVAIKLSKETKSRIRAPWSKAIIIKEDLETVLKRGHWFIGEHFLSIRKWEANFKPSEALVTSMAVWVRLNELPIEYYDAGVLREIGQALGNVLRIDTHTNTEAKGRFTRIYVQVDIGKPLVTSVGIGKHQQKYSIRPPSPPANPKNTARVFDKEAQASPPPEVHEVESHDATFEPWMVVSRRRKGPKVGQQSNTNLKPELHHSFKNVSTVELLETNKGDKLPAGAKSVDGKRKARSDVDLSVETELNPMGNKLSGLVGSGPLRITQTKFPSGPSIKFNQGLTLSKPVATSVKGKRDLA; encoded by the exons ATGGCACATTTTCTCTCTCGCGAAGAAGAAAATGAGCTAGTTCGAAGCGATAAAAAAGTCAAGGAATCTCACGGTGGGCATGAAGATCCTATTACATTCAGGCTTGGTAATGCCAATCTTTCCACACCGGTGAAGCTATCCTTTAAGAATAAGCTCGTTGGGGAGATACCGGGTGCCTACACCCAAGCCTTTGATTTCGCTACGCATATGGATACTGAGTCCGTCTCAGATGAAGAGATCGATGAAGTAAGGAAGGGATTTGTTGCTATCAAGCTTTCTAAAGAGACTAAGTCACGCATTCGAGCTCCTTGGTCTAAGGCCATTATCATTAAG GAAGACCTTGAAACTGTGCTCAAGAGAGGCCACTGGTTCATAGGGGAGCACTTTCTTTCCATTCGCAAATGGGAAGCAAATTTTAAGCCGTCGGAAGCTCTAGTTACCTCGATGGCAGTTTGGGTTCGCCTTAACGAACTTCCTATAGAATATTATGATGCTGGTGTTCTTAGAGAGATTGGGCAAGCTTTAGGGAATGTCCTTAGGATCGATACTCATACTAACACTGAGGCCAAAGGCAGATTCACTCGTATCTATGTACAAGTCGATATCGGTAAGCCTCTTGTTACATCGGTTGGTATTGGAAAGCACCAACAAAAG TATTCCATCAGACCACCCTCACCTCCGGCCAACCCGAAAAACACGGCAAGGGTCTTCGACAAGGAAGCCCAAGCCTCTCCGCCTCCCGAGGTGCATGAGGTAGAGTCACATGATGCTACTTTCGAGCCTTGGATGGTGGTTTCACGAAGAAGGAAAGGTCCTAAAGTTGGCCAACAAAGCAACACCAACCTCAAACCCGAATTGCACCATTCTTTTAAAAATGTTAGCACAGTAGAGTTGTTGGAGACAAACAAGGGTGACAAGCTGCCAGCTGGAGCAAAAAGCGTTGATGGGAAGAGAAAAGCAAGAAGTGATGTGGACCTTTCAGTGGAAACTGAGCTCAATCCAATGGGTAATAAGTTATCGGGGTTAGTGGGCTCGGGCCCCTTAAGGATTACTCAAACCAAATTTCCTAGTGGGCCTTCCATTAAATTTAATCAAGGCTTAACTTTATCAAAGCCCGTGGCCACTTCAGTGAAGGGCAAAAGAGACCTTGCATAA